In the Maribacter sp. MJ134 genome, one interval contains:
- a CDS encoding heavy-metal-associated domain-containing protein: MKKIVLAVLMVLVTGVTFAQEKNKKLTMEVDGKCDMCKTRIEKAALGVKGVKYAMWDIPSHELSLIIDERKTDPMQVKAALVAVGHDTKELKATQEAYDGVHPCCKYREDSSDDSGKHN; this comes from the coding sequence ATGAAAAAAATAGTTTTAGCCGTATTAATGGTATTAGTAACAGGGGTTACTTTTGCTCAAGAAAAGAACAAAAAACTCACTATGGAGGTAGATGGTAAATGTGATATGTGCAAAACGCGTATAGAAAAGGCGGCCTTAGGGGTTAAAGGGGTAAAATATGCCATGTGGGATATTCCTTCTCATGAGTTGTCATTAATCATAGATGAGCGCAAAACAGACCCAATGCAAGTGAAGGCGGCTTTAGTTGCTGTTGGCCATGACACCAAAGAATTAAAAGCCACGCAAGAGGCCTACGATGGTGTGCATCCCTGTTGTAAATATCGTGAGGATAGTTCGGATGATAGTGGTAAGCATAATTAG
- a CDS encoding DUF4838 domain-containing protein → MKRIARIVIAIATLLLTSCSTEELVLTENGTTVYEIVHLNSASETAYKAASSLQEYISKISGVAIPLVSEDSQTLNTPKIYVGNINDDNLKAQEIRIVTKEKNLYINGGSDEAITNAVFVFLENYMGCKWYAPDAAYIPVSKTVLLDAINYSYTPDIVTRTVHSRLFYENNEFAKQHKVTTEAFPYYVPEAKVHTFHRFIPEEVFYKPHPEYYALRGDKRLPTQLCLTNPAVLEIITDSVSALFNRNPKASVISVSQDDNQQYCQCKNCSAIDSVEGSPSGTMIRFANQIAKAFPEKTISTLAYQHTRKPPKTAPLENVLITLCSIECDRSESIAKNCTDFAADLKGWSTLTDNIRIWDYTTQFTNFLAPFPNMHTLQPNIQLFRDNNAKWVFEQHSNNPSELFELRSYITAKLLWNLDLDFDALLTEFTHGYYGDAGPFIKEYVQLIHSKIKEEDNFFLFLYGDPSEAFSSYLNPDLLQKYMALFDAGENAVTDKPELLNRVKKARMSIDFAILEASRKNLTPELSLTKFKEDGTLFTNPKVAVLLDNFTNTAKKNNITLMNEMGFTVSEYGINYLSALEIAKRKNKAKGKKVVSITPPKKYADENPQVLTDAALGGSSFYANWLGYEGNDLEIVVDLEKAQTINTLSMAFLQVTNHVVFFPGSVQYYGSLDNEKFKLLGTIKNPEPLTKSSKVNDIHYFDLEIEPKNFRYIKVKAKNTATPYWHHAAGLPSWVFADEIIID, encoded by the coding sequence ATGAAGCGCATAGCACGTATTGTAATAGCAATAGCAACCTTATTGCTGACTTCTTGCTCTACCGAGGAACTGGTGTTGACGGAAAACGGTACAACTGTCTATGAAATAGTTCATTTGAATTCCGCCTCTGAAACTGCTTACAAAGCGGCTAGTAGTTTACAGGAATATATCTCAAAAATAAGTGGCGTTGCCATTCCTCTGGTTAGCGAAGATTCGCAAACCTTGAACACCCCAAAAATCTATGTCGGAAATATTAATGATGACAACCTAAAAGCACAGGAAATCCGTATCGTAACCAAAGAAAAGAATCTTTACATTAATGGTGGTTCTGACGAAGCTATCACTAACGCGGTATTCGTATTCTTGGAAAACTATATGGGTTGCAAATGGTACGCTCCCGATGCAGCTTACATACCAGTTTCCAAAACTGTTTTACTAGATGCTATCAATTATAGCTACACACCGGATATCGTTACCCGTACCGTACACTCTAGACTTTTTTATGAGAACAACGAATTTGCAAAACAGCATAAAGTGACCACGGAGGCCTTCCCCTATTATGTTCCCGAAGCAAAAGTCCACACCTTTCATCGATTTATACCAGAGGAAGTATTCTATAAACCTCATCCAGAGTATTATGCGCTGCGCGGGGATAAAAGACTCCCTACTCAATTGTGTTTGACCAATCCCGCCGTCTTGGAAATCATAACCGATTCTGTTTCGGCATTATTCAACAGAAATCCAAAAGCATCCGTGATTTCAGTAAGTCAAGACGATAACCAGCAATACTGCCAGTGTAAAAATTGTAGCGCCATTGATAGCGTAGAAGGTAGTCCATCCGGCACCATGATTCGTTTTGCCAACCAAATAGCCAAGGCTTTTCCTGAAAAAACAATTTCTACCCTCGCCTATCAGCACACAAGAAAACCGCCCAAAACGGCTCCTTTGGAAAATGTATTGATAACGCTTTGTAGCATTGAATGTGACCGAAGCGAAAGTATAGCCAAAAACTGCACGGATTTTGCTGCCGATTTAAAGGGATGGAGCACCCTTACGGATAATATAAGAATTTGGGACTATACGACTCAGTTCACCAACTTTCTGGCACCGTTCCCCAATATGCACACCTTGCAGCCCAACATTCAATTGTTTCGCGATAATAACGCCAAATGGGTTTTTGAACAGCACAGCAACAATCCAAGCGAGCTTTTTGAGTTACGCTCCTATATTACAGCAAAACTTCTTTGGAACCTTGACCTAGATTTTGATGCCCTTTTAACAGAGTTTACACATGGATATTACGGAGATGCAGGTCCCTTTATCAAAGAATATGTACAACTCATACACTCAAAAATCAAGGAAGAGGATAATTTTTTCTTGTTTTTATACGGAGACCCTTCTGAAGCTTTTTCTTCATACTTAAATCCGGACCTACTTCAAAAATATATGGCGCTATTTGATGCGGGCGAAAACGCCGTAACCGATAAACCAGAACTATTGAATAGAGTGAAAAAGGCGCGAATGAGCATTGATTTTGCGATTTTAGAAGCTAGTAGAAAAAATTTAACCCCAGAACTTAGTCTAACCAAGTTTAAAGAGGATGGAACGCTATTCACGAATCCCAAAGTTGCGGTTCTATTGGATAATTTCACGAATACCGCTAAGAAAAACAATATTACCTTAATGAATGAAATGGGATTTACGGTAAGTGAATATGGCATAAATTACCTATCCGCCCTAGAAATCGCTAAACGAAAAAACAAGGCCAAAGGAAAAAAAGTGGTCTCCATTACGCCTCCCAAAAAGTATGCAGATGAAAATCCGCAGGTATTGACGGATGCAGCTCTTGGAGGCAGTAGCTTTTATGCCAACTGGCTCGGCTATGAAGGAAATGACCTAGAAATTGTGGTAGACTTAGAGAAAGCCCAGACTATAAATACCCTATCTATGGCTTTCTTGCAGGTAACCAATCATGTGGTGTTTTTTCCTGGTAGTGTTCAATATTATGGCTCATTGGACAATGAAAAATTCAAGCTTCTAGGCACCATTAAAAACCCAGAACCCTTAACCAAAAGTAGCAAGGTGAACGATATTCATTATTTTGACCTTGAAATAGAACCAAAAAACTTCAGATACATCAAGGTGAAAGCGAAAAATACAGCGACACCCTATTGGCATCACGCGGCCGGTTTACCTTCTTGGGTTTTTGCGGATGAAATAATTATCGATTAA
- a CDS encoding TonB-dependent receptor yields MKQYIFVFLICIPLIAVSQATLEGVVMERSGDQNKVLSGANVYWMNSQTGTITNDEGIFSIPYSKAYNKLIISYVGYKSDTLIITNAQRINHFLSPSNQLDEVIVQQERDAVEKAYFSAQNVITVNSAELLKAACCNLSESFETNPAIDVNFSDALTGTKQIQMLGLTSPYLLITQENIPMVRGASQAYGLTFTPGTWVESIQITKGAGSVVNGYESISGQINTELVKPLTDRAFFVNGYANRNGRLELNTHSNHKLSDKWSTGLYVHGNLRTQKEDRNDDGFLDAPLVEQINIMNRWQYQNPETGWVSFVNFRFLNDEKQVGEVVFDPDTDRFTTNAWGSEIDTRRFDSSVKLGYVFPELPFQSFGFQASYSNHQQESYYGFNRYDINHNSIYSNLIFNSIIGDTRSKFKTGLTFAHDTYDELVNTQDFGRDDTSGGVFFEYSYENLEKLSLTAGLRVDTHNRLGTFVTPRLHMRYTPWELGSLRASFGRGRRAANIFAENQQLFGSSRQIQLLDTEGSVYGLDPEDAWNYGVSFLQGFLFLNRKGNITLDYYKTDFINQVVVDWENPRAVSFYNLEGKSYADSFQVEVNQEVLKNLEVRLAYKYYDVQTDYRSGTLQKPLQAQHRFFVNMGYQTNIKDNGAQWKFDYTVHTLGEQRLPNTDENPPQFRLGDTAEGYSLMNAQATKVFSDRFEVYLGGENLTNFRQSNPVLGADNPFGENFDTSIVFAPIMGRMFYVGFRFKVP; encoded by the coding sequence ATGAAGCAGTATATTTTTGTTTTTTTGATATGCATACCGCTTATCGCCGTGTCACAAGCTACCTTAGAAGGTGTGGTTATGGAACGGAGCGGAGACCAAAATAAGGTTTTGTCCGGAGCAAATGTATATTGGATGAACTCTCAGACCGGAACCATAACCAATGATGAGGGAATTTTTAGTATTCCCTATTCCAAGGCCTATAACAAATTAATAATCAGTTATGTGGGTTATAAAAGCGATACGCTTATCATTACAAATGCGCAAAGGATAAATCACTTTTTAAGTCCTTCCAATCAACTGGATGAGGTAATTGTGCAACAAGAACGAGATGCGGTAGAGAAGGCATATTTCAGTGCTCAGAATGTGATAACCGTAAATAGTGCCGAGCTTTTAAAAGCGGCATGCTGTAACCTATCCGAGAGTTTTGAGACCAATCCCGCTATTGACGTGAACTTCTCAGATGCCTTAACAGGTACCAAACAAATTCAAATGTTGGGACTTACAAGTCCATACTTGTTAATTACACAGGAGAATATTCCTATGGTACGTGGAGCATCCCAAGCGTATGGACTCACATTTACTCCGGGCACATGGGTAGAGAGTATACAGATTACCAAAGGAGCCGGGAGTGTGGTAAACGGTTATGAGAGTATTTCGGGGCAAATAAATACCGAACTAGTGAAGCCTTTAACGGATAGGGCCTTCTTTGTGAATGGATATGCCAATAGAAATGGACGTTTGGAATTAAATACCCATAGTAATCACAAGCTTTCGGATAAGTGGAGTACAGGATTGTACGTCCATGGAAACTTAAGAACTCAGAAAGAAGACAGGAATGACGATGGTTTTTTAGATGCTCCTTTAGTGGAACAGATAAATATTATGAACCGCTGGCAATATCAAAATCCGGAAACAGGCTGGGTGAGCTTTGTTAATTTTCGCTTTTTGAACGATGAAAAACAAGTGGGCGAGGTAGTTTTTGACCCTGATACCGATAGGTTTACCACCAATGCATGGGGGAGCGAAATAGATACCCGTAGGTTTGATTCCTCCGTTAAACTTGGGTATGTTTTCCCTGAGCTACCTTTTCAAAGTTTTGGTTTTCAAGCCTCGTATAGCAATCATCAACAGGAATCTTACTACGGATTTAATCGGTATGACATTAACCACAATAGTATCTACTCCAACCTTATTTTCAATTCGATTATAGGCGACACACGAAGTAAATTTAAAACCGGGCTTACATTCGCCCATGATACCTATGATGAATTGGTAAATACGCAAGATTTTGGAAGGGATGACACCTCCGGAGGGGTCTTTTTTGAATACAGTTATGAAAATCTGGAAAAGCTTAGTCTCACCGCAGGTCTTCGGGTAGATACCCATAATCGCTTAGGCACTTTCGTCACTCCACGGCTGCACATGCGCTATACACCGTGGGAACTAGGAAGCTTAAGGGCTTCTTTTGGTAGAGGTAGGAGAGCGGCCAATATTTTTGCGGAGAACCAACAGTTGTTCGGCTCTTCAAGACAAATTCAGCTATTGGATACAGAAGGAAGTGTTTATGGCCTTGACCCCGAGGACGCATGGAACTATGGTGTAAGCTTTTTACAGGGTTTTTTGTTTTTGAACCGAAAAGGAAATATTACGTTAGACTATTATAAGACCGATTTTATAAATCAGGTGGTAGTAGATTGGGAGAATCCTAGAGCAGTTTCTTTTTATAATTTAGAGGGGAAAAGTTATGCGGATAGCTTTCAGGTAGAGGTAAACCAAGAAGTCCTAAAGAATCTAGAGGTACGTTTGGCCTATAAATATTACGATGTGCAAACGGACTATAGAAGTGGAACCCTTCAAAAACCGTTACAGGCACAGCACCGATTTTTTGTCAATATGGGTTACCAAACCAACATAAAGGATAATGGTGCGCAGTGGAAGTTTGATTATACGGTACATACCTTAGGAGAGCAACGTTTGCCAAATACCGATGAAAACCCACCACAATTTCGACTAGGCGATACGGCGGAAGGATATAGTTTAATGAATGCTCAAGCCACTAAAGTCTTTTCCGACAGATTTGAAGTCTATCTAGGTGGCGAAAATTTGACTAATTTTAGACAAAGTAACCCTGTTTTGGGTGCGGATAACCCTTTTGGCGAGAATTTTGATACAAGTATAGTGTTCGCACCCATTATGGGAAGAATGTTTTATGTCGGATTTCGGTTTAAGGTCCCCTAA
- a CDS encoding glycoside hydrolase family 18 protein, producing the protein MKHIRLHIAFLVPVLIAIALLSFAKPEKKDPIVVMAYYVPEKNYNPEQLPLNQLTHIIFSFTNVIDGEMKFGNSEAGEKLAQLVEERKKYPHLKVMIACGGWGADGFSDMASTKENRAKFINSAVAFNRKYELDGLDIDWEYPAIPAAGTGARPEDKQNFTLLMKELREALDVLEREQTLTFASAGWKRYYDNIELSEVMRYADFMNVMTYDQIGGNSPYTGHHTALGLIRDDDVKETPFWNYVKERRAESNKGAANYGPRSVERIINFCIEKGVKPEQLVIGAAFYGRAWKGVPSTNNGLYQPNTGTHIGWSAYAQIRSEFETDVNYKRYWDPVAKAPYLYSAQDEIFITYDDTVSVRLKTAYALKKNLGGIMFWELGNDTKDEDSLLKSIYQASSQER; encoded by the coding sequence ATGAAACACATACGATTACACATTGCCTTTTTAGTCCCAGTGCTCATTGCCATAGCACTACTATCCTTTGCCAAACCCGAAAAAAAAGACCCTATTGTAGTTATGGCATATTATGTTCCGGAAAAAAATTATAACCCAGAACAACTCCCGTTAAATCAGTTGACACATATTATATTTTCCTTCACCAACGTTATTGACGGGGAAATGAAATTTGGAAATTCAGAAGCAGGAGAAAAACTTGCACAACTTGTTGAAGAACGTAAAAAATATCCACATTTAAAGGTTATGATTGCCTGTGGTGGCTGGGGAGCGGATGGCTTTTCGGACATGGCTTCAACTAAAGAGAACCGCGCTAAATTCATAAATAGTGCTGTAGCCTTTAATAGAAAATATGAATTGGATGGCTTGGATATTGATTGGGAATATCCTGCTATACCGGCCGCGGGTACTGGGGCAAGACCAGAAGATAAGCAGAACTTTACTTTACTCATGAAGGAGCTGCGGGAAGCGCTAGACGTTTTGGAAAGAGAGCAGACCCTTACGTTCGCATCCGCAGGATGGAAAAGATACTATGACAATATAGAACTCTCCGAAGTGATGCGGTATGCAGACTTTATGAACGTAATGACATACGACCAGATAGGTGGCAATTCCCCATATACAGGACATCATACCGCCCTTGGCCTTATTCGGGACGATGATGTCAAAGAAACCCCGTTCTGGAATTATGTAAAAGAACGGAGAGCCGAGTCAAATAAAGGAGCCGCTAATTATGGCCCTAGATCAGTTGAGAGAATTATTAACTTTTGCATAGAAAAGGGTGTTAAACCCGAACAACTGGTGATTGGGGCTGCCTTTTACGGAAGAGCTTGGAAAGGAGTTCCGTCTACAAATAATGGCCTTTATCAACCCAATACAGGAACCCATATCGGTTGGAGCGCTTATGCTCAAATAAGAAGTGAATTTGAAACAGATGTGAACTATAAGAGATATTGGGACCCCGTAGCCAAAGCGCCATACCTGTATAGTGCTCAAGACGAAATTTTTATAACATACGACGATACGGTTTCCGTACGACTCAAAACGGCATACGCACTAAAAAAGAATTTGGGCGGCATCATGTTTTGGGAACTTGGTAATGATACCAAGGATGAAGACAGCTTATTAAAGTCCATATACCAGGCTTCATCACAAGAACGATAG